In Corynebacterium aquatimens, one genomic interval encodes:
- the cydC gene encoding thiol reductant ABC exporter subunit CydC, whose translation MRTLARLLRLAGVRPRDLVSPIIAGSITLLAALSLTVVSGWLITRAWEMPPVLDLSIAVTSVRALGISRAVFRYLDRLVSHRLALDALTTLRARIYDAQAAELSYGAVPPYGSPNESQHASQHLTRAEAQTRLVADTERITDFIVRSVVPAGVAAVLTVAATVFAFILSPAAGAVMLAGFAVTGGLVPALAARAARSSRLIESEAAFLAALDSVLTDRVEYAAAGRADNQIEYATAQSREASRAWVDATRPEATAAALQAWATGLTALGVLWVAVSHYATAGGDPTWVGMLVMLPLAAFEAHGPLPAAAIHADAASRSANRLERLIDAAGESELGGGESSISKCSVKALETIHGDTVWDFELEPGQRMLVRGPSGCGKTTMLATVAGLLPPAGGTVSAPRSARFFAEDAWVFATTIRENLTVANPQASDELMCEALAAVGLDFELSFMLHDGADSLSSGQRRRLLLARALVSEAELLLLDEPFAHLSPDDAAAFQDILMRSPLPGARAQRSVIAVTHTDGPVGVEIFPAP comes from the coding sequence GTGCGGACGTTGGCCCGCCTTTTGCGGCTCGCTGGGGTGCGGCCGCGTGACCTGGTGAGTCCGATCATCGCGGGCTCGATAACTTTGCTCGCGGCGCTGAGTTTGACGGTGGTGTCGGGATGGCTGATTACGCGTGCGTGGGAGATGCCGCCGGTGCTGGACCTGTCTATCGCGGTGACGTCAGTGCGCGCGTTGGGCATTTCCCGGGCAGTGTTCCGCTACCTTGACCGTTTAGTCAGCCACCGCTTGGCGTTGGATGCGCTCACGACGCTGCGCGCGCGGATCTACGACGCCCAGGCGGCCGAGTTGTCTTATGGGGCTGTGCCACCTTATGGGTCCCCGAATGAGTCCCAGCATGCGTCACAGCACCTGACCCGCGCGGAGGCGCAGACCCGCCTGGTCGCGGATACGGAGAGGATCACGGATTTCATCGTGCGCTCCGTGGTGCCGGCTGGGGTGGCGGCGGTGCTCACGGTCGCGGCTACCGTTTTCGCCTTCATCCTCTCCCCCGCCGCCGGGGCGGTGATGCTAGCGGGCTTCGCCGTTACGGGAGGGCTCGTCCCGGCGCTCGCCGCGCGCGCCGCGCGGTCGTCGCGGCTCATCGAATCGGAAGCGGCGTTCCTCGCGGCCTTGGACAGTGTGCTCACCGACCGCGTGGAATACGCCGCCGCTGGTCGTGCCGACAACCAAATCGAGTACGCCACCGCCCAATCACGCGAGGCCTCACGCGCATGGGTTGATGCCACCCGCCCTGAGGCAACAGCCGCGGCGCTGCAGGCCTGGGCCACCGGGCTCACGGCACTCGGTGTCCTCTGGGTCGCGGTGAGCCACTACGCCACTGCCGGCGGGGACCCCACCTGGGTGGGGATGCTGGTCATGCTCCCGCTTGCTGCGTTTGAAGCACACGGTCCGCTGCCCGCCGCAGCTATCCACGCCGACGCGGCGAGCCGCTCGGCTAACAGGTTGGAGCGCCTCATCGACGCCGCAGGGGAATCGGAATTGGGGGGAGGGGAATCGTCGATAAGCAAATGCTCTGTGAAGGCTTTGGAAACCATCCACGGTGACACGGTGTGGGATTTTGAGCTTGAACCCGGCCAGCGAATGCTCGTGCGGGGGCCGAGTGGATGCGGCAAGACGACGATGCTCGCGACTGTCGCGGGGCTGCTGCCGCCAGCTGGAGGAACGGTGAGCGCGCCGAGGTCCGCGCGATTTTTCGCTGAGGACGCGTGGGTCTTCGCCACAACGATCCGCGAGAACCTCACCGTGGCTAACCCGCAGGCAAGCGACGAGCTCATGTGCGAAGCCCTCGCCGCGGTGGGCCTTGATTTCGAGCTGAGCTTCATGCTTCACGACGGCGCCGACTCCCTGTCGTCTGGCCAGCGACGGCGACTGCTCCTCGCGCGGGCCCTCGTGAGCGAGGCGGAGCTTTTGCTTCTCGACGAACCCTTCGCCCACCTCTCCCCCGATGATGCCGCAGCGTTTCAGGACATCCTCATGCGTTCGCCGCTGCCTGGCGCGCGGGCGCAGCGCAGCGTGATCGCCGTGACCCACACCGACGGACCTGTAGGCGTAGAGATCTTCCCCGCCCCCTAA
- a CDS encoding ABC transporter ATP-binding protein/permease, with product MADSPQAPSATARRGPINPQLLRLVPPVRGLIVRTGVFQALSTMLVIARGVLIGVTAASAIEGHPVRGLLGWLLGVVLAHGVVEWCAARSAQASVGNVVDSMRSQAMTALTGRDPRVVQEHASHWRHVLTRGMDDFRPYLTEFLPALIATVISTPVALAVVLYFDWVSAVFAVVTLPLIPIFMVLIGTLTRDRTEKRLATTAALGGQLADLLAGAPTLRALHAAARPAAQIRDGGSRHARATMGVLRLAFLSSFALEFLATLSIALVAVSIGLRLVSGDVSLVAGLTVLIIIPEVFNPVRRVGGSFHAAADGITAADEVLMLIDAPPELTGSYLRGVTDGAHAGVVVSGLSVHGRDGVRPSDLSFTARPGEITVLTGANGSGKSTTLLALVGALPDAAVRGVVDGVGVGVGSVYVPARPATVPGTAGSNVALFGAPPHAVPGACEAAELDLPLDHPVGVGGAGVSAGQLQRIGLARLFTSKARIVLADEPTAHLSPELVPRIVAQLRRLADEGRIVIVASHDHRVTAIADEVVEL from the coding sequence GTGGCTGATTCGCCGCAGGCACCTTCGGCTACCGCGCGCCGGGGTCCGATCAATCCGCAGCTTCTGCGGTTGGTTCCCCCGGTGCGCGGTTTGATTGTGCGTACGGGTGTGTTTCAGGCGCTTTCAACCATGCTGGTGATCGCGCGCGGCGTGCTCATTGGTGTCACCGCCGCATCGGCGATTGAAGGTCACCCCGTGCGCGGGCTGCTGGGCTGGTTGCTTGGCGTTGTGCTTGCGCACGGCGTCGTGGAGTGGTGCGCGGCGCGCAGCGCACAGGCAAGCGTTGGCAACGTCGTGGATTCCATGCGATCCCAAGCCATGACCGCGCTGACGGGCCGCGACCCCCGCGTCGTGCAGGAACACGCCAGCCACTGGCGCCACGTTCTCACGCGCGGGATGGACGACTTTCGGCCGTACCTCACTGAGTTTCTCCCTGCGCTGATCGCGACGGTGATTTCCACTCCGGTGGCCCTCGCCGTGGTGCTCTATTTCGACTGGGTCTCAGCTGTTTTCGCGGTGGTGACGCTTCCGCTCATCCCAATTTTCATGGTGTTGATTGGTACCCTCACGCGGGACCGGACGGAGAAACGGCTCGCCACCACAGCGGCGCTGGGCGGTCAGTTGGCAGATCTTCTCGCCGGGGCGCCGACGCTGCGCGCGTTGCACGCCGCAGCACGGCCAGCCGCCCAGATCCGCGACGGTGGGTCGCGACATGCCCGCGCGACGATGGGCGTTCTGCGCCTGGCGTTTTTGTCGTCTTTCGCGTTGGAGTTTCTGGCCACGCTGTCGATCGCGTTGGTCGCGGTGAGTATTGGCCTGCGTCTGGTGTCCGGGGATGTGTCCCTGGTCGCAGGTCTGACTGTGTTGATCATCATCCCGGAGGTCTTCAACCCTGTGCGCCGAGTGGGAGGCAGTTTCCACGCCGCCGCCGACGGCATCACGGCTGCCGATGAGGTTCTCATGCTTATCGACGCGCCCCCAGAGCTCACCGGCAGCTACCTCCGCGGGGTGACGGACGGTGCGCACGCGGGCGTGGTTGTGTCGGGCCTCAGCGTGCACGGCCGCGACGGCGTACGGCCGAGCGATCTGTCTTTCACCGCGCGCCCCGGGGAGATCACCGTTTTGACCGGCGCGAACGGGTCGGGCAAGTCGACGACGCTTCTAGCGCTTGTGGGTGCGCTGCCGGATGCGGCAGTCAGGGGCGTCGTGGATGGCGTTGGGGTGGGCGTGGGCTCCGTCTACGTCCCGGCCCGCCCGGCGACGGTTCCGGGGACGGCGGGAAGCAACGTGGCGTTGTTCGGCGCGCCCCCACATGCGGTGCCCGGCGCGTGTGAGGCGGCGGAGTTGGACCTGCCGCTGGATCACCCGGTGGGTGTCGGCGGAGCGGGCGTGTCGGCGGGTCAGTTACAAAGGATTGGGCTCGCGCGGTTGTTTACGTCTAAGGCACGCATCGTGCTTGCCGACGAACCTACGGCCCACCTGTCCCCCGAGCTCGTGCCTCGTATAGTGGCGCAGCTGCGCCGATTGGCTGACGAGGGCCGCATCGTGATCGTGGCCTCGCACGACCATCGCGTTACTGCGATCGCAGACGAGGTGGTTGAGCTGTGA
- the cydB gene encoding cytochrome d ubiquinol oxidase subunit II codes for MDLQIMWFVIIGFFFTGYFILEGFDFGVGMLLPFLGGDTPEENDRRRSAAIKTIGPVWDGNEVWLITGGAAIFAAFPEWYSTLFSGFYLPLLLIVVALIVRGVSIEWRGKVDTLQWRRWCDIGTAFGSYLPAVLWGVAFTNIIAGVPLNSDGRLNSLYDGFFGLLNPLGLIGGIAFMLAFLLHGALFIGFKAHEPLRSIAHGIAKKWLVAPVVVGGAIYLVWVQILHGKPWTWVAVALAVAALVAAIAALFAGKDRLAFYFTAGMIAFIAVLLFGSLFPDVLPSTSDAFEGWTIRNASSSPYTLKIMTGAAVVMLPVVLISQAWTYWSFRKRVTV; via the coding sequence ATGGACCTTCAGATCATGTGGTTTGTCATCATCGGGTTCTTCTTCACTGGGTACTTCATTCTGGAGGGATTCGATTTCGGTGTCGGTATGCTCCTCCCCTTCCTCGGCGGGGACACGCCTGAAGAAAACGATCGCCGCCGCAGCGCCGCGATCAAAACAATCGGCCCTGTCTGGGACGGCAATGAGGTCTGGCTGATCACCGGCGGCGCGGCAATTTTCGCGGCGTTCCCCGAGTGGTATTCGACTCTGTTTTCCGGCTTCTACCTCCCCCTTCTGCTGATCGTCGTAGCGCTCATTGTCCGCGGTGTGTCCATCGAATGGCGTGGCAAAGTCGACACGCTTCAATGGCGCCGGTGGTGCGATATCGGCACGGCGTTCGGCTCGTACCTTCCTGCGGTGCTGTGGGGCGTCGCGTTCACCAACATCATCGCTGGTGTTCCGCTTAACTCTGATGGACGCCTCAATTCGCTTTACGACGGATTCTTTGGACTGCTCAACCCCCTCGGCCTGATCGGGGGAATAGCGTTCATGCTGGCTTTTCTCCTTCACGGCGCTCTGTTCATCGGGTTCAAGGCGCATGAGCCGCTGCGCTCGATTGCCCACGGAATTGCGAAGAAGTGGCTGGTTGCCCCCGTGGTGGTGGGTGGCGCGATCTACCTGGTGTGGGTGCAGATCCTTCACGGCAAGCCCTGGACGTGGGTGGCGGTAGCGCTCGCGGTAGCTGCGCTCGTCGCGGCCATTGCGGCACTGTTCGCTGGCAAGGATCGCCTCGCGTTTTACTTCACGGCTGGGATGATCGCATTCATCGCCGTGTTGCTCTTTGGGTCGCTGTTTCCGGATGTCCTGCCGTCGACAAGCGATGCTTTTGAAGGCTGGACCATCCGCAATGCCTCTTCGAGCCCGTACACGCTGAAGATCATGACTGGCGCTGCAGTGGTAATGCTGCCGGTGGTGCTGATTTCGCAGGCGTGGACGTACTGGTCCTTCCGCAAACGCGTGACGGTGTAG
- a CDS encoding cytochrome ubiquinol oxidase subunit I, whose protein sequence is MGLDLVDVSRWQFGITTVYHYIFVPLTLGLTPMVAIFQTLWHRTGNERWYQATRFFGNIMLINFAMGIVTGIVQEFQFGMNWSEYSSFVGDVFGAPLAFEGLMAFFFESVFLGVWIFGWGRIPRWAHLTSIWVVAVAVNVSAYWIIVANSFMQHPVGAVYNPETGRAELVDFIALLTNPTALQAFPHAMFGGWVLAGTLVCSIAGWWMVREARAGDPTGVAASLWRKASRFGAWVIIVGSFGLAVTGDLLAKLLFTQQPMKMASAEALCRTEMDPHFSVLSFSSLNTCNDAVQIIGLPYVLPFLAQGKFTGVELRGVLDLQAEYEALYGPGNYTPNLFVTYWSFRVMIGFMAVSFLLALAALIFTRGGRTPRAKWIQPVALLCIPAPFLSNMAGWVFTEMGRQPWIVHPNPEFQGQNPAGGQQNIMMIVQDGVSNHSTWQVVLSLTVFTLLYGAGAVLWFILVKRQVLAGIDQPGMRDGDADRVAEISYGPPEDADLEPLAFSDAATGGSTAVALKEGE, encoded by the coding sequence GTGGGTCTAGACCTCGTGGATGTCTCACGCTGGCAGTTCGGTATCACTACCGTCTACCACTATATTTTTGTGCCGCTGACCTTGGGGCTCACCCCGATGGTGGCGATTTTCCAGACCCTGTGGCACCGCACCGGCAATGAGCGCTGGTACCAGGCCACTCGGTTCTTTGGAAACATCATGCTGATCAACTTCGCCATGGGCATCGTGACCGGCATTGTCCAGGAATTCCAGTTCGGCATGAACTGGTCGGAATACTCCAGCTTCGTCGGAGACGTCTTCGGGGCGCCGCTGGCGTTTGAGGGGCTCATGGCGTTCTTCTTCGAATCCGTATTCCTCGGGGTGTGGATTTTCGGCTGGGGTCGCATCCCGCGGTGGGCGCACTTGACGTCTATTTGGGTGGTCGCCGTGGCGGTGAATGTCTCCGCGTACTGGATCATCGTGGCCAACTCATTCATGCAGCACCCGGTCGGTGCGGTCTACAACCCGGAGACTGGGCGCGCCGAGCTGGTGGACTTCATCGCCCTGCTGACAAACCCGACAGCACTGCAGGCCTTCCCCCACGCGATGTTCGGTGGATGGGTGCTCGCCGGCACGTTGGTGTGCAGCATCGCTGGGTGGTGGATGGTGCGGGAGGCTCGCGCGGGTGATCCGACGGGGGTGGCAGCTTCGCTGTGGCGGAAAGCATCCCGTTTCGGAGCGTGGGTCATTATCGTCGGCAGCTTTGGTCTTGCCGTCACGGGCGACCTGCTTGCAAAGCTCTTGTTCACGCAGCAGCCAATGAAGATGGCTTCGGCAGAGGCGCTGTGCCGCACGGAGATGGATCCTCACTTTTCGGTGCTGTCGTTCTCTAGTTTGAACACCTGTAATGATGCCGTCCAGATCATTGGCCTACCCTACGTCTTGCCGTTCTTGGCCCAAGGCAAGTTCACCGGAGTGGAACTCCGCGGCGTCTTAGACCTGCAAGCTGAATACGAAGCCCTGTATGGGCCAGGCAACTACACGCCAAACTTGTTTGTCACCTACTGGTCCTTCCGCGTGATGATTGGCTTCATGGCGGTGTCTTTCCTCTTGGCGCTGGCCGCGTTGATTTTCACCCGCGGTGGCCGCACCCCGCGGGCAAAGTGGATCCAGCCGGTGGCGTTGCTGTGCATCCCTGCGCCGTTCCTGTCCAACATGGCGGGCTGGGTGTTCACGGAGATGGGCCGTCAGCCGTGGATCGTCCACCCCAACCCGGAATTCCAGGGACAGAATCCTGCTGGGGGGCAACAGAACATCATGATGATCGTTCAAGATGGCGTGTCTAACCATTCGACGTGGCAGGTGGTACTCAGCCTGACCGTCTTCACGCTGCTGTACGGCGCGGGCGCGGTGTTGTGGTTCATCCTGGTCAAACGCCAGGTTCTCGCGGGAATTGACCAGCCAGGGATGCGCGACGGTGATGCGGACCGCGTGGCTGAAATATCCTACGGCCCGCCCGAAGACGCGGACCTAGAACCGCTCGCGTTTAGCGACGCCGCCACTGGCGGGTCCACCGCCGTGGCGCTTAAGGAAGGTGAGTAG